A single genomic interval of Solimonas sp. K1W22B-7 harbors:
- a CDS encoding tannase/feruloyl esterase family alpha/beta hydrolase translates to MSSVSLFVGLAFAGGIAHAADADVVKIDSGALRGLRGNDVVAFKNIPYAAPPVGDLRWRAPAAVQHWTDVRDATAFGNDCLQNRQSWDKAMSSRPTSEDCLYLNVWTPNAKAGAKLPVMFWIHGGGFTSGSGSSPLTIGDKLAAKGVVVVTINYRLGRFGFFAHPALSAESPDAALGNYAFMDQIAALRWAQRNIAAFGGDPAKVTIFGESAGGNSVNNLLLSEAAKGLFAQAISQSGGGRDQWPDLRRDQPEKPSAEAIGVAFAKDVKLKDATTAQLRTLPANKVLGDISLLNPEKKTWSGPMIDGRIVKQPVVTGFAAGKQNKVPLLIGSNGDELGAVPSFFMGSIVKELLPRLGGSKDAVIAAYGSRDAFNASFASDLNFVEPARTIATAAVKSGQATYLYRFNYVIEDKRDDLKGAPHASDVPFIFDQLDASGEKISGADRAAAAKLGALWASFAKTGVPNSEGVGNWKTFNPADDQLYEIGTSAVSIAKAGTPGIDALRKHFDGGAPAAVASETKSVASAAAATTISSPCDALIDTKLAAGKVVATHSVAPPDTIDIGLKGVPPLPVQAAYCRIEATLTPNPGSSIRVEVWLPPKDLWNGKFVGAGNAGYGGDFTSPYLFMGGAVARGYASAGTDTGHVGSAMGENSDSGASWALNAPDKLLDYGHRSNHYTAIAAKALINAYYGAAPKRSYFQGCSNGGREALQAANRYPDDFDGIISGAPANPWTKALAGMAWNARAVAATPEGMPDAKLALITNAVLESCDLIDGVKDGVLEDPRQCKFDPKVLQCKGADAADCLTAGQVDLTRKIYQGPPDAKKQSLYPGFPPGVESIQWGEWITAPASKHAFFSTEFFRYIVFGDPGWDLSKMNFDKDVVLGGEKARNILDASPDMTAFEQSGGKLILWHGWGDAALTPLGSIQYYEKIREKVGPKKTDEFMRFYLAPGMAHCLGGPGPNDFDMLGKLEDWVENGKAPKEVIASKYAVDYARLLGFPPGEPLRTRPLCPYPQIARYKGSGSTDDASNFSCAAPKKK, encoded by the coding sequence ATGTCGAGTGTTTCCCTGTTTGTCGGCCTTGCGTTCGCCGGAGGAATTGCGCACGCAGCGGACGCGGATGTCGTCAAGATCGACTCAGGTGCGCTGCGGGGTCTTCGCGGCAACGATGTCGTCGCGTTCAAGAACATTCCATATGCCGCCCCGCCGGTCGGGGATCTGCGCTGGCGTGCCCCGGCGGCGGTGCAGCACTGGACTGATGTGCGCGACGCCACCGCATTCGGCAACGACTGCTTGCAGAACCGCCAGTCCTGGGACAAGGCGATGTCGTCGCGGCCGACCAGCGAAGACTGCTTGTACCTGAACGTCTGGACGCCGAATGCCAAGGCAGGCGCCAAACTGCCGGTGATGTTCTGGATCCACGGAGGTGGTTTCACCAGCGGCTCCGGCTCATCGCCGCTGACGATCGGCGACAAGCTCGCCGCCAAGGGCGTCGTCGTCGTCACGATCAACTATCGCCTTGGTCGCTTCGGCTTCTTTGCGCATCCGGCGCTGAGTGCGGAAAGCCCGGACGCAGCACTCGGCAACTACGCGTTCATGGACCAGATCGCCGCGCTGCGGTGGGCACAGCGCAACATCGCCGCATTTGGCGGTGACCCGGCGAAGGTAACGATCTTCGGCGAATCCGCCGGCGGCAACTCGGTCAATAACCTGCTGCTCAGCGAAGCCGCGAAAGGTCTGTTCGCGCAGGCGATCAGCCAGTCCGGTGGCGGCCGCGACCAGTGGCCAGACCTGCGTCGGGATCAGCCTGAGAAACCGTCGGCGGAAGCCATCGGTGTCGCGTTCGCCAAGGATGTGAAGCTCAAGGATGCGACCACCGCGCAATTGCGCACACTGCCCGCCAACAAGGTGCTCGGCGACATCAGCCTGCTCAATCCCGAGAAAAAGACCTGGAGCGGCCCGATGATTGATGGGCGCATCGTCAAGCAGCCGGTGGTCACCGGCTTCGCCGCGGGAAAACAGAACAAGGTGCCGCTGCTGATCGGTTCCAACGGAGATGAGCTCGGCGCAGTGCCGAGCTTCTTCATGGGTTCGATCGTCAAGGAGTTGCTGCCGCGCCTCGGTGGCAGCAAGGACGCGGTGATTGCAGCTTATGGTTCGCGCGACGCCTTCAACGCCAGCTTCGCGAGCGATCTCAACTTCGTCGAGCCGGCGCGCACGATCGCGACCGCCGCGGTGAAGTCGGGTCAGGCCACGTACCTGTATCGCTTCAACTACGTGATAGAAGACAAGCGCGACGATCTCAAGGGCGCGCCGCATGCCTCCGATGTTCCGTTCATCTTCGATCAGCTCGATGCGAGCGGTGAGAAAATCTCGGGTGCCGACCGCGCCGCCGCGGCGAAGCTTGGGGCGCTATGGGCGTCGTTCGCGAAGACCGGCGTGCCGAACAGCGAAGGCGTCGGCAACTGGAAGACCTTCAATCCCGCCGACGACCAGCTCTACGAGATCGGCACGAGCGCGGTCTCGATCGCCAAGGCCGGCACGCCGGGAATCGACGCGCTGAGGAAACACTTCGATGGTGGCGCCCCTGCCGCTGTCGCGAGTGAGACGAAGAGCGTGGCGTCGGCTGCAGCGGCTACTACCATTTCTTCGCCCTGCGACGCGCTGATCGATACGAAGCTTGCCGCCGGCAAGGTTGTCGCGACGCACAGCGTCGCGCCGCCGGATACGATCGACATCGGGCTCAAGGGCGTGCCGCCGCTACCGGTACAGGCCGCTTACTGCCGGATCGAGGCGACGCTGACGCCGAACCCCGGGTCCAGCATTCGTGTCGAGGTCTGGCTGCCGCCAAAGGATCTGTGGAACGGCAAGTTCGTTGGCGCCGGCAATGCCGGCTACGGCGGCGATTTCACCTCGCCGTATCTGTTCATGGGCGGCGCGGTCGCGCGCGGCTACGCGTCGGCCGGTACCGACACCGGCCACGTCGGATCGGCGATGGGCGAGAACAGCGATTCCGGTGCGTCGTGGGCGCTCAACGCGCCGGACAAGCTTCTCGACTACGGTCATCGCTCGAACCACTACACTGCGATTGCGGCGAAGGCGCTGATCAACGCGTACTACGGCGCGGCGCCGAAACGCTCGTATTTCCAGGGTTGCTCGAACGGCGGACGCGAAGCGCTGCAGGCCGCAAACCGCTATCCGGACGACTTCGACGGCATCATCTCCGGTGCGCCGGCGAATCCCTGGACCAAGGCGCTCGCCGGCATGGCCTGGAATGCGCGCGCGGTTGCAGCGACGCCGGAAGGCATGCCGGATGCCAAGCTGGCGTTGATCACCAATGCCGTGCTCGAGAGCTGCGATCTGATCGACGGTGTCAAGGACGGCGTGCTCGAGGACCCGCGTCAATGCAAGTTCGATCCGAAGGTCCTGCAATGCAAGGGCGCCGATGCCGCGGATTGCCTCACCGCGGGTCAGGTCGATTTGACGAGGAAGATCTACCAGGGGCCGCCGGACGCAAAGAAGCAGTCGCTGTATCCGGGCTTCCCGCCAGGCGTCGAATCGATCCAGTGGGGCGAGTGGATCACCGCGCCGGCGTCGAAGCACGCATTCTTCTCGACTGAATTCTTCCGCTACATCGTATTCGGCGATCCGGGTTGGGACTTGTCGAAGATGAACTTCGACAAGGACGTCGTGCTCGGTGGTGAAAAGGCTCGCAACATCCTTGACGCAAGCCCGGACATGACCGCGTTCGAGCAGAGCGGAGGCAAGCTGATTCTCTGGCATGGCTGGGGTGACGCAGCGCTGACGCCTTTGGGATCGATCCAGTACTACGAGAAGATTCGCGAGAAGGTCGGGCCGAAGAAGACCGACGAGTTCATGCGCTTCTATCTCGCACCAGGCATGGCGCATTGCCTCGGCGGCCCCGGACCGAACGACTTCGACATGCTCGGCAAGCTTGAGGACTGGGTTGAGAACGGCAAGGCGCCGAAGGAAGTGATCGCGTCGAAGTACGCCGTCGACTATGCGCGGCTGCTCGGCTTCCCGCCGGGGGAGCCGTTGCGCACGCGACCGCTGTGCCCATATCCGCAGATCGCCCGGTACAAGGGCAGCGGTTCGACGGACGACGCCAGCAATTTCAGCTGCGCAGCGCCCAAGAAGAAGTAA
- a CDS encoding TetR/AcrR family transcriptional regulator, with product MKTKTTSKTVKKAAARTSVKAVAPERASTRTRQKEATRAAILQAALQVFAEHGYAGSSTRDIAALAGAHHALIKYYFQNKEALWREAVTYLFQRQAEELSFVPEPGALSTAKGRRQHARELLRRYVVYCARHPEHARLMVQESVRDNDRLRWVVDTFIRYTAQGAASLVELLQKEKMLPAGVSPVAMIYIIVGASQQFYTLAPEVRRVWKIDPTSDAAIEAHVDALLAVLIRD from the coding sequence ATGAAGACCAAAACGACCAGCAAGACCGTCAAGAAAGCCGCCGCGCGCACGTCCGTCAAGGCGGTGGCGCCGGAGCGCGCCAGTACGCGCACCCGGCAAAAGGAGGCCACTCGCGCAGCGATCCTGCAGGCCGCACTGCAGGTGTTCGCCGAGCACGGCTACGCCGGCAGCTCGACGCGTGACATCGCCGCGCTCGCCGGTGCCCACCACGCGTTGATCAAGTACTACTTCCAGAACAAGGAAGCCCTGTGGCGCGAGGCGGTGACCTACCTGTTCCAGCGCCAGGCTGAGGAACTGAGCTTCGTGCCTGAACCCGGCGCGTTGAGCACCGCGAAAGGCCGCCGCCAGCATGCGCGCGAATTGCTGCGCCGCTATGTCGTCTACTGCGCGCGCCATCCCGAGCACGCGCGCCTGATGGTGCAGGAAAGCGTCCGCGACAACGATCGCCTGCGCTGGGTCGTAGACACCTTCATCCGATACACCGCACAGGGCGCAGCGTCGCTGGTCGAGCTGCTGCAGAAGGAGAAAATGCTGCCGGCGGGGGTATCCCCGGTCGCGATGATCTACATCATCGTCGGCGCGTCTCAGCAGTTTTACACGCTGGCACCCGAAGTCCGCCGCGTCTGGAAGATCGACCCGACTTCCGACGCGGCGATCGAGGCGCATGTCGACGCGCTGCTGGCCGTCCTCATCCGCGACTAG
- a CDS encoding MFS transporter has product MSGNRLGFGLKLALGAGDFGFNLYWQFASLYLLFFYTDVVGLRPEIAGAIYMAALIWDAALDPLIGAVVDRTRTRYGRYRPYFMFGGIPLALSFIAMFVGPTAGEAGAALFATVVHFLFRTVYAIVAIPYAALFARVTNDARVRADLAGFRMIFATLAAVVVAALTLPLVRGLATTEEPNRGWLLIAIAFGLVAVVLMLLVAWAARGLDVDEPAKEAPVGARTLVAALLSNKALLVVLGAVMIGQFCSTLFGKNLLYYFKYAFGREDLGGTALALTALTMVFFVPLFAWIARRWGKRNAWIIGAVPSLIGLVMWHLVDGASLELHFLALFLIGIGSAAYAVCFWAMLPDTVEYGEWRSGVRTESLVFGLGVLGQKVSLGLGAGLLGVALNHVGYVANVEQSPETINGIKQMMFWIPLIGGLCSLALICRYPISLALHAQIVDELAARREKKGG; this is encoded by the coding sequence ATGAGCGGCAACAGACTGGGCTTCGGCCTCAAGCTCGCGCTCGGCGCGGGCGACTTCGGCTTCAATCTCTACTGGCAGTTTGCGTCGCTGTATCTGCTGTTCTTCTATACGGACGTCGTCGGCCTGCGGCCGGAAATCGCTGGTGCGATCTACATGGCGGCGCTGATCTGGGACGCGGCGCTCGATCCGCTGATCGGCGCAGTCGTCGACCGTACGCGCACGCGCTATGGACGCTACCGGCCGTACTTCATGTTCGGCGGCATTCCGCTGGCGCTGTCGTTCATCGCCATGTTCGTCGGCCCGACTGCAGGAGAAGCCGGCGCAGCACTGTTCGCGACTGTCGTGCACTTCCTGTTCCGCACGGTCTACGCGATCGTCGCGATCCCCTACGCCGCGCTGTTCGCACGCGTGACCAACGATGCGCGCGTGCGTGCCGACCTTGCCGGCTTCAGGATGATCTTCGCGACGCTGGCGGCGGTGGTCGTCGCCGCGCTGACCCTGCCTCTGGTGCGCGGATTGGCGACAACGGAGGAGCCGAACCGCGGCTGGCTGCTGATCGCAATCGCATTCGGTCTGGTCGCCGTCGTGCTGATGCTGCTCGTTGCCTGGGCGGCACGCGGGCTCGACGTCGATGAGCCGGCGAAGGAAGCGCCGGTCGGTGCGCGCACGCTGGTTGCGGCGCTGCTCTCAAACAAGGCGCTGCTCGTCGTGCTCGGCGCGGTGATGATCGGCCAGTTCTGCAGCACGCTGTTCGGCAAGAATCTGCTGTACTACTTCAAGTATGCCTTCGGCCGCGAAGATCTCGGCGGCACGGCACTCGCGCTGACCGCGCTGACGATGGTGTTCTTCGTGCCGCTGTTCGCCTGGATCGCGCGGCGCTGGGGCAAGCGCAATGCCTGGATCATCGGTGCGGTGCCGAGCCTGATCGGCCTGGTGATGTGGCACCTCGTCGACGGCGCGTCGCTGGAGCTGCACTTCCTCGCGCTGTTCCTGATCGGCATCGGTTCGGCGGCCTACGCGGTCTGCTTCTGGGCGATGCTGCCGGATACCGTCGAGTACGGCGAGTGGCGCAGCGGCGTGCGCACAGAATCGCTGGTGTTCGGACTCGGCGTGCTGGGGCAGAAGGTTTCGCTCGGACTCGGCGCCGGCCTGCTCGGCGTCGCATTGAACCATGTCGGCTATGTCGCCAACGTCGAGCAGTCGCCGGAAACGATCAATGGCATCAAGCAGATGATGTTCTGGATTCCGCTGATCGGCGGTCTCTGTTCGCTGGCGCTGATCTGTCGCTATCCGATCAGCCTGGCGCTGCATGCCCAAATCGTTGACGAGCTCGCGGCGCGCCGCGAAAAGAAGGGTGGCTAG
- a CDS encoding glycoside hydrolase family 5 protein, translated as MSKQWIAAHGASFVDTEGRQVILRGVNLGGDCKLPFPDGGTDKPSDFSNHREVSFIGRPLPLEEADEHLGRIAGWGFNVLRLLVTWEAVEHAGPRQYDCAYLDYIRAICVKAAEHRLAVFLDFHQDVWSRMSGGSGAPCWTFDALGLDYRRFDTANAAHVMQYRYDYASPVKRQEDRYPSMSWPLNYRQPANCIMWTAFFAGKTFTPDWKIDGINVQDYLQDHYCGSMRALAERVVDLPNVIGFDTLNEPGLGWIGKKMTERPSGKVAGDFAVGLVGPAWTPFDGLRVARGLRTSVPQLAIVNDYLVATSEIDANPQGISLWKDGVADPFEQAGVWKIDHGVASFPDEHFFARRNDKAIDAEREFMQPFFQKVAATIRPLRAEWLLFAEINPHVIVQGRSFPPEMPAASVNASHWYDIVLLVSKHFGTALTATEQKATFERYRFQLMFLKMFGDRINGGAPTLIGECGIPYDINDGESYARWAAGERGADIWSAQTMALSLMYDALDSLLLSSTQWNYTASNRNDLRVGDGWNQEDLSIYSRDQHTDADDPDSGGRAVEGFCRPYVQRAQGRVKQCSYNAAAGTLNATIDVDPGIKAATEIYVPKRFSGAPEVSVGGDAQWSFDAKRRLLRIMAASSAALSIEVRGLRSAPAAPLAVPT; from the coding sequence ATGTCAAAACAATGGATCGCCGCTCACGGCGCGAGCTTCGTCGACACCGAGGGTCGCCAGGTCATCCTGCGCGGCGTCAACCTCGGCGGCGATTGCAAGCTGCCGTTTCCGGACGGCGGCACCGACAAACCGTCGGACTTTTCGAATCACCGTGAAGTCAGCTTCATCGGCCGGCCCCTTCCGCTCGAAGAAGCGGACGAGCACCTCGGTCGCATCGCCGGCTGGGGCTTCAACGTGCTGCGCCTGCTGGTGACATGGGAGGCGGTCGAGCACGCCGGCCCGCGCCAGTACGACTGCGCCTATCTTGATTACATCCGCGCGATCTGCGTCAAGGCAGCGGAGCACCGCCTGGCGGTGTTCCTCGACTTTCATCAGGACGTCTGGAGCCGCATGAGCGGCGGCAGCGGCGCGCCGTGCTGGACCTTCGACGCGCTCGGCCTCGACTACCGCCGCTTCGACACCGCGAATGCTGCGCATGTCATGCAGTACCGTTACGACTACGCCAGCCCGGTGAAGCGTCAGGAAGACCGCTATCCGTCGATGAGCTGGCCGCTGAACTACCGCCAGCCGGCGAACTGCATCATGTGGACCGCCTTCTTCGCCGGAAAGACCTTCACGCCGGACTGGAAGATTGACGGCATCAACGTCCAGGACTATCTGCAGGATCACTATTGCGGTTCGATGCGTGCGCTCGCCGAACGTGTCGTTGATCTGCCAAACGTCATTGGCTTCGATACGCTCAACGAACCGGGCCTCGGCTGGATCGGCAAGAAGATGACTGAGCGGCCCTCGGGCAAGGTCGCCGGCGACTTCGCGGTCGGTCTCGTCGGCCCGGCCTGGACGCCGTTCGATGGACTGCGCGTCGCGCGCGGCCTGCGCACCAGCGTGCCGCAGCTCGCGATCGTCAACGACTATCTCGTCGCAACCAGCGAGATCGACGCCAATCCGCAAGGAATTTCACTGTGGAAGGACGGCGTTGCGGACCCGTTCGAGCAGGCCGGCGTCTGGAAAATCGACCATGGCGTCGCAAGCTTTCCGGACGAGCATTTCTTCGCGCGGCGCAACGACAAGGCGATCGACGCCGAGCGCGAGTTCATGCAGCCGTTCTTCCAGAAGGTCGCCGCGACCATCCGTCCGTTGCGTGCCGAATGGCTGCTGTTCGCGGAAATCAATCCTCACGTGATCGTCCAGGGCCGCAGCTTCCCGCCGGAGATGCCGGCAGCCTCGGTCAACGCGAGCCACTGGTACGACATAGTGCTGCTGGTCAGCAAGCATTTTGGCACGGCACTGACCGCCACCGAGCAGAAGGCGACCTTCGAGCGCTATCGCTTCCAGCTGATGTTCCTGAAGATGTTCGGCGACCGCATCAACGGCGGCGCGCCGACGCTGATCGGCGAATGCGGTATTCCCTACGACATCAACGACGGCGAGTCCTACGCCCGCTGGGCCGCTGGAGAACGCGGCGCGGACATCTGGAGCGCGCAGACGATGGCGCTGTCTCTGATGTACGACGCGCTCGATTCGCTACTGCTGTCATCGACGCAGTGGAACTACACAGCGAGCAACCGCAACGACCTGCGCGTCGGCGACGGCTGGAACCAGGAGGACCTGTCGATCTACTCGCGCGATCAGCATACCGATGCCGACGATCCGGATTCCGGTGGCCGCGCGGTCGAGGGCTTCTGCCGTCCGTATGTGCAGCGCGCGCAGGGCCGCGTGAAGCAATGCAGCTACAACGCGGCTGCCGGCACGCTCAACGCCACGATCGACGTCGATCCGGGCATCAAGGCGGCTACCGAGATCTACGTTCCGAAGCGGTTCAGTGGTGCGCCCGAGGTCAGCGTCGGCGGCGATGCGCAATGGAGCTTCGATGCGAAGCGGCGCCTGCTGCGGATCATGGCGGCGAGCTCCGCGGCCCTGAGCATCGAGGTTCGTGGCTTGCGCAGCGCGCCAGCCGCGCCGCTTGCCGTTCCCACCTGA
- a CDS encoding FadR/GntR family transcriptional regulator codes for MDQPNRRADGVAQYLERAILEGQFKRGERLPAERDLAARWGISRPTVREGIGLLVAKGLLIRRQGDGTYINSQTDQKMAEIWEDMARRHPDIQGDLIEFRHMLECKTAELAAERFNEEDRELLLSAWAEVDAAYEGSERTRQIRADLAFHRAIADAAHNPVFSYLLVSLIKLLAEHVKVSIAGLAPDSATARQLRSQHRAVLDAILAGDSAQAGLAASSHMEFVRTRLNDIQPAQSRPSRSAGRAT; via the coding sequence GTGGACCAGCCGAATAGACGCGCTGATGGTGTCGCTCAATACCTGGAACGCGCCATTCTTGAGGGTCAGTTCAAGCGAGGTGAACGGCTGCCTGCTGAGCGCGACCTGGCAGCGCGCTGGGGTATTTCGAGGCCAACAGTTCGCGAAGGAATCGGCCTGTTGGTTGCCAAGGGTCTGCTGATTCGACGTCAGGGTGACGGGACGTACATCAATAGCCAGACCGACCAGAAGATGGCCGAGATCTGGGAGGACATGGCACGTCGTCACCCCGATATCCAGGGGGATCTCATCGAGTTCCGGCATATGCTTGAATGCAAAACGGCGGAACTGGCAGCTGAGCGCTTCAATGAAGAGGATCGTGAACTTCTGTTGAGCGCCTGGGCGGAAGTCGATGCGGCCTACGAGGGGAGCGAGCGGACTCGACAAATCCGGGCCGACCTCGCCTTTCATCGGGCGATCGCTGATGCCGCCCATAATCCAGTCTTCAGTTATCTGTTGGTATCCCTTATCAAGCTGCTGGCTGAGCATGTGAAGGTTTCGATCGCTGGCCTCGCTCCGGATTCGGCTACAGCGCGGCAATTGCGCAGCCAGCATCGTGCGGTTCTGGATGCGATCCTGGCAGGTGATTCAGCCCAGGCAGGGCTTGCCGCCAGCTCGCACATGGAATTCGTGCGCACGCGACTCAATGATATTCAGCCGGCTCAAAGCAGGCCCTCACGTTCAGCGGGTAGGGCTACTTAG
- a CDS encoding (Fe-S)-binding protein, with amino-acid sequence MKSGAAAHGDRTTAVAETVYFFGTCVIDLFSPESGLDAIDVLQNIGVRVEYPVRQTCCGQPAYTTGFPKEAASVAAAQLDLFPQPWPIVVPSGSCAGMLKQHWPRLFEGMPSLEAKAKDIAGRTVELTEFLVSRMGNELFRENAAPPIKIALHTSCSARREMSTHIHARRLIAKLPGVELVDHDHEAECCGFGGTFSVKHPDISVSMAEDKVKAVRLSGCHRLVSADCGCLLNLNGVLEKQGSPLRGEHLASFIRSRLGRHSENGINDS; translated from the coding sequence TTGAAAAGCGGGGCAGCAGCGCATGGTGACCGGACGACAGCCGTCGCGGAAACCGTCTATTTCTTCGGCACTTGCGTGATCGATCTTTTCAGCCCGGAATCAGGCCTGGACGCAATCGATGTTCTGCAGAACATCGGAGTACGTGTCGAGTATCCAGTCCGGCAGACGTGCTGTGGCCAACCGGCATACACGACCGGTTTTCCGAAGGAGGCGGCCTCGGTCGCTGCCGCTCAGCTCGACTTGTTCCCGCAGCCATGGCCCATCGTCGTGCCATCTGGATCCTGCGCCGGCATGCTGAAACAGCATTGGCCGCGCCTGTTCGAGGGAATGCCGAGCCTGGAAGCCAAGGCCAAGGATATTGCAGGTCGAACGGTAGAGCTGACGGAATTCCTCGTCTCGCGCATGGGGAACGAACTCTTCCGTGAGAATGCTGCGCCGCCGATCAAGATCGCACTGCACACCTCGTGCTCAGCCCGGCGCGAAATGTCCACTCACATTCACGCTCGGCGACTGATCGCAAAACTCCCTGGGGTCGAACTCGTAGACCATGACCATGAGGCCGAGTGCTGCGGCTTCGGCGGCACGTTCTCGGTGAAGCACCCCGACATTTCCGTGAGCATGGCGGAGGATAAGGTGAAGGCTGTGCGGCTATCGGGTTGTCATCGCCTGGTAAGCGCCGACTGCGGCTGCCTGCTGAATCTGAATGGCGTTCTCGAGAAGCAAGGATCTCCACTGCGCGGCGAACACCTGGCTTCCTTCATTCGCAGCCGTCTCGGTCGCCATTCAGAAAACGGGATCAATGATTCATGA
- a CDS encoding LutC/YkgG family protein — protein sequence MSINPNARKAIFERLRSASFPEKEPPSIDPPDFTTAASPPVGVSELADLYARQATLSRSEVISCSLSNWGTTLADLVQRKRFRSILAGRNTWISGELSRQIPHDSLSWFDEDMFSFKLRLFSEFDTGITTVRSAVAETGSLVVWPDTQEPRSLSLVPPTHIAILRASSIHFDLAGLMQAEAWSRGLPSNALLVSGPSKTADIQRILAFGAHGPKELIVLLIRDDLPGT from the coding sequence ATGAGCATCAACCCTAACGCCCGCAAGGCGATATTCGAGCGACTGCGCAGCGCCTCCTTTCCGGAGAAGGAGCCACCGTCCATCGATCCACCCGACTTCACCACAGCCGCCAGCCCTCCAGTAGGTGTTTCGGAATTGGCTGACCTGTACGCCCGCCAAGCAACCCTGTCGCGCTCCGAGGTCATTTCGTGCTCCCTCTCCAACTGGGGGACAACGCTTGCCGACCTCGTGCAGAGAAAGCGATTCCGTAGCATTCTTGCAGGAAGAAACACCTGGATATCCGGTGAATTATCAAGGCAGATCCCCCATGATTCCCTGAGTTGGTTCGACGAAGACATGTTCAGCTTCAAGCTAAGACTGTTTTCCGAATTCGACACAGGCATCACTACCGTCCGTAGTGCTGTCGCGGAGACGGGAAGCCTCGTGGTATGGCCTGACACTCAAGAGCCTCGCAGCCTGTCCCTCGTACCGCCAACGCATATCGCGATCCTGCGCGCGAGCAGCATCCACTTCGATCTCGCAGGCCTGATGCAGGCTGAAGCCTGGAGCCGCGGGCTGCCGAGCAATGCCCTGCTGGTTAGCGGCCCATCCAAGACCGCAGACATCCAGAGGATTCTGGCCTTTGGCGCGCACGGGCCAAAAGAGCTCATCGTCTTGCTGATTCGCGATGATCTCCCAGGCACATAG
- a CDS encoding LutB/LldF family L-lactate oxidation iron-sulfur protein, whose translation MIIEKPDPQAFKSRSREAVQDPLLRRNIREAMDFLVDRRASQFPDQAEFERLRAIGESIRKDSLRRLPQLLEKLEARLQELGVSVHYAETPAEANALFRSIARRHQARCMVKGKSMVSEEIELNHEMEKVGVSCIETDMGEYILQLAGDRPSHIIMPAIHKTKEDIAKIFAGKIPDTAYTDDVDELISIGRRELRTHFRDAPIGVTGANFLVAETGTIVLVENEGNGRMCTSIPEVHIAITGIEKVVDRLDSIAPLFKLLTRSATGQAVTTYLNLVTGPRRPGERDGPREMHLILLDNGRTQAYRDDRFRATLQCIRCGACMNHCPVYTRVGGLSYGTTYPGPIGSIISPHLLGLESTKHLPTASSLCGACGDVCPVGIPIPKLLLSLRQASQNTLPPSSQPLIGQGSGRSIPEVLAWKIWRLLYANPQLYALFTWCATRMRWLTPSYQGGWTRARAPLRPARRSLRELISQQEGKAMRKP comes from the coding sequence ATGATTATCGAAAAGCCTGATCCTCAGGCATTCAAATCCCGAAGCCGCGAAGCGGTGCAAGACCCTCTCTTGCGCCGGAACATTCGGGAGGCCATGGATTTCCTGGTGGATCGCCGGGCCAGCCAGTTTCCTGACCAGGCCGAGTTCGAGAGACTTCGAGCCATCGGCGAGAGCATCCGCAAAGACTCCCTGCGGCGCTTGCCCCAGTTGCTTGAGAAACTGGAAGCCCGCCTGCAGGAACTGGGCGTGAGCGTTCACTACGCTGAAACGCCCGCTGAGGCCAATGCACTTTTCCGGTCGATTGCAAGGCGGCATCAAGCGCGCTGCATGGTCAAGGGAAAGTCGATGGTCAGCGAAGAGATCGAGCTGAACCATGAAATGGAGAAAGTCGGGGTCAGCTGCATCGAGACAGATATGGGGGAGTACATCCTCCAACTGGCCGGCGACAGGCCCAGCCATATCATCATGCCAGCCATTCACAAGACCAAAGAGGATATTGCGAAGATATTCGCCGGCAAGATTCCAGACACAGCCTACACAGATGACGTCGATGAGCTGATCAGCATTGGACGCCGGGAGCTTAGAACGCACTTCCGGGATGCTCCCATCGGCGTCACCGGGGCCAACTTTCTCGTTGCCGAGACCGGCACCATTGTCCTCGTGGAGAATGAAGGGAATGGTCGCATGTGCACGAGCATCCCAGAAGTTCACATTGCCATTACCGGCATTGAAAAGGTAGTTGATCGCCTCGACAGCATCGCCCCTCTTTTCAAGCTACTCACGCGATCGGCCACCGGCCAGGCCGTAACGACCTATCTCAATCTGGTTACGGGTCCCAGGAGACCGGGTGAGCGAGATGGGCCACGCGAAATGCACCTCATTCTTCTCGACAACGGCCGCACGCAAGCTTACCGAGACGATCGATTCCGCGCGACGCTGCAGTGCATACGCTGCGGAGCGTGCATGAACCATTGTCCGGTGTACACGCGGGTTGGCGGTCTGAGCTACGGCACCACCTACCCAGGCCCTATCGGCTCAATCATTTCCCCGCACTTGTTGGGACTTGAATCCACGAAGCACTTGCCCACTGCCTCCAGCCTTTGTGGAGCCTGTGGTGATGTCTGCCCTGTAGGGATTCCAATCCCGAAACTTCTACTCAGCCTGCGCCAGGCATCGCAGAACACACTCCCCCCTTCGAGCCAGCCGCTGATTGGCCAAGGCAGCGGACGCAGCATTCCGGAAGTTCTCGCCTGGAAGATCTGGCGCCTTCTCTATGCAAATCCTCAGTTGTATGCCCTGTTCACCTGGTGTGCCACACGGATGCGCTGGTTGACGCCAAGCTACCAGGGCGGATGGACACGCGCCCGCGCCCCACTTCGGCCGGCCCGGCGCTCTCTGCGAGAGCTGATTTCCCAGCAGGAAGGCAAAGCAATGAGAAAGCCATGA